From the genome of Solanum dulcamara chromosome 12, daSolDulc1.2, whole genome shotgun sequence:
TTTGAGGCGATCTAAGGTTGACTCTATAAGTACCTTCAACTACCTTACCAAACAAGTACTCTGCCAATGTGTTGAAGGATTGAGATGCACCATTAAAGTCAAACCCAGACTTCCCAGGCATTGTAGCCTCGGCAACAAAGTAAGGCTGTTTAAAGTCACAATACTACTTTAGATAAATGAACAAAATTataatgaaaaagaaagatggttaaAAGGATAATTAGGAAAAAATTTTGATCAAGATGACAGCATAAAGAGATGTCGGTGAGTAAAGTTCTAATAATACAGCATGTCTATAATATTGTAGATTAATGCTATTAAGAAGAAATATATGATAACACAGTGACTGATGATCCAGAATTCAGGTTAAATGCAAAGGACTATTTGCCAAAATTTAATGTCAATGACTTTCAAACAAAGGATTCATGGCTTCAATACGAATGGAGAGAGCTTATGACATGCTTAATTCTAGGTGATCAAACCAAAAGTTAGAACATAATAATCTTATTTCAAGAAACTGTCAACTCTGCTTTTCTAATCATGTCTTAATGCTGAGTCAGTGTCACAAACATGTTACTCAAAATTGAGGAAACTGCTGAGTTGTGATCGTTAGTCTGTTTCAGTCAATTTCTTACTGTTTTAGAATAATTTTGGATACCAAATCTCTCTCATGATAGACATGCTGACTCTTCACTATAACTGCCGTTCTCCAGTATGATTAAACAACATTACTCTCCTCGTTCCATGTGGATTGTGCATTTCAGCTATTTGAAATCCTTTAATGCTTGTTTTTATGACCACAATAAGGTTACTGACATGTATGAACAAATGCCCATTTCTTCAAGAAAAGACTCAGAATCAATTTTATACCAAAATCTGCAAAATGCCTCCCTTGTATCTATTGACATGACCTAGTAATTTTCACCAACTAATGCTTTCTCGTATTAGTATTTAGAACCATAGATCACTTTGAGAGAACTCACTATAATCACCATATATCAAGAAATACTGACTAAAGATTCTGTGTGAGAGAACATGTAGCAGCTGGTGCAAACAAATTTAATAAACAATGTATCTGGCCTAATACATGTATCTATGGTAAGTAGTATTCTAAAGGTTTCCTCATCACAAATTTCCTCTCTATCTTCcacatatttttaatgaaagttTTCAAACTATTTTTGTTAGTCAAATATTGCTTCTCTTTCATCTAGAACCAATACTGTGATAAACTTGCAGAACGGATGCATATACTCTCTCGATGCTACTGGAAAAAAGAGTATGAATAGAAATTAGTCACAGCACATATACCTCGACTTCTCTTATCTCATACTGATCACTGCGTTTCAAAACCTTGAATTTCACTGTCTCTAGATCCGGCACTTCAAGAAGATGACAGTGTAGGAGTTACATGTACCGGAGTTGTCGGGCATTATCATTGAAAAAAAGAGAATATAAcaatcataaatattttaaaaaagaataccAGACATCAAAGCTTCCTCTAAATTCCGACTTTCAAATATCCTCTTCGGAAACACGTACTTCGCGGTTTCACTGGCCAATTCCGTCAGAACTGCCAACAATATaacaatcaatcaatcattcaaCATCGTTCTCATTCCAAATCTAGCTCGAGGACTAAAAATATGATTAATTGAGGAATCAGGAATTGGAAGGAAAACTTACGTTTCTGAGAAAGAGAAGAGGTTTGGGAGGCGAGAGCTATGACGAGGGAGATTCTAGCTTCGAGAGCTGACATGCCGTTTCTCCGCTGCGGAGGAGCGGTGCTGCTTCTGTTAACTGCCATGGATTTGATCGGCGAAGGTCTGATTCTGCTTGTGGATGGAGGAGCAAAAAAGGAAGAAGGTGAAACCAGAAACATCTTTATGTTGCAGTGTTTTAGGCtgttaatttaaaataatctttggcagaaatagaaaataaaCTTACAATCTAGCGAATTTCTGTGATTGATTCCTTCTATAAATTCCAAATATAACAGGAGATTAATTCATCGAGCACACTCTCAAAGGAAGTTAGATATTtccacttcatcaccacttgcCATTTATCTTTTGAATTTTGCATGAATGCACCTTTAGATTTTCTAAATTAGTACTTGTTGCCCGGAATAATTTGGTTACTTCCTCAGTTCCTTCTCTTaccacatttttttttaatagacaAAAGAACATAAAGATAAACGTTCGATACTCATCTTGACTGACAATCAATCAACCTCGACtctcttaaaataaaatgtgtCGTTTTCAGGagataaaaatatattgaagTAATTGTTCTctaaaatcataataaaaatgtaatttttgtttttctttcgtCTATTAAGACCACTTCTAGAGTTCTAGTCCCCAGACTTTTTATTAGTTAATCATGGTAAAGCGTCTATACTCGACTAGTACAATACACAATGGGGTAGTTGGTTCCAATTTCTTACAAGCGAATGAGTCTATGCTTAATTCTATCATTAGAAAAAACTATTCCTAATAATTTGAATATACCAATGTCTTTctttatgaataaaaataaataagataaaacCCAATAATAATactataaagaaaataaataaaaaggttGATACATTCGCAAAAAAGCCCAACCAACGATAGGACATAGCACGATGAACCAATGTGAATACTCGTAACCACAAATTACTATTATGCTATTGTCCTACAAATTATCAACCCATACATCAGTTGCCATAATTCTAATCTTCCACAAAACATTCATAACCATAAGATTGTTGTTCTACATCCAAACCCCCTCCCCCTATCAAGCAAGAAGGAAGTGGCTCTTCCCACGGCGGAGTCACCACCAACAGAGAGTGATGATATACCAAAGGCACATAACCAGAAAACCGACCCAAAATGATTGTAAATAGAGTCTCCAGCCAATGTAAGCATGCTTAGATCCAAATTTGTCTTCAATATTAGTCTATTAAGAATGGAAGCAACACCCTCAGGCCTCAGTATTCACATTTGCAGAGGCACCTGAGCATATGGACACCTCTAGATCCAGAGGTATCCACTGTGAATCTGCCAAGAAAAACACAAATATCATTTAAGTCTGAAAGCAAACATAATGTGCGTTTCACATTAAACAATTCAATTAGGTATTATGCAAAACAAGAGATGGAAATAAAAGAAGTCTTCTCCTATTCACTTCACTTGGTAAAGAGACAATTTAAGAATTAGGAGAATCATAGTTAAACCATGTTTATGTCAGATGAAATCATTAAGGATGGGGATTGTGCCGGGAAGGTAAATAGAAACTAATCCATTTTGTTTGATCCTGAAATAACATAAGCCATATGATACAGCAATTTAGACATTCCAATGGTAATCATAAGTATATAACAGAACAAAAAATATTGCACAAAAAGCGTCTCAATGTATTAAAGATAGTAGAACAAATCTACAAACAATTTTCGATTCTGAATATCAAACAAGCAACTGTATTCAACATGATCATTTGGATAGCAGATAGGCAGTTTCATAATGGAGGACAAAAAATACAAGTGCTTGGATTATTTTTGGAGTGTAgaatttggacttgaaatcGGATTAAAGTTCCCTGTTCATAGGATAAGTTAATGTGGGATACCTTACAGTCTAATTGTTATTGTAATTCTTTTATGATGTAATACACCTCTGACTAGCTTTTCTTAATGACAATGGTGTCCCAACCAAATTAGGCGTACCTCGGCTACCTTCCGCCAACATAGGTATTGAGCAATCCCACACTTAATCCACCAAAAACCAAATGAATGACACAAGTATCACACAATTGACAACCAGAGATGGACCCATATGTATAGGTGTGGGTACATGTGCACCCGTTGACttcgaaaaaaattatatatatatatatatgtgtgtgtgtgtgtgtatatactTTGaggaacaaatatatatatttaactgTGCACTCTTACAAACAGAAGTGCACCTTGAGGCGTTGGTTGAAGCTGCTGCTTCCACAACCTGCAATCAACATGTATATTCATCACCTTTGACCATGGAGCTATAACAATTAATTGTTACAACAAAGCTAAAATCTAAGTATTAGAACTCATATTTCAcctatttatttgtattttcgCTACTGCTCACACCACTATGACCAATCACACACGCTATTATCCCTCAATCATTTGCTAGCACCTACGTTAAGATAACGGTGCCCCATCGGTCTTCAAATCCCAGACTGGAGATGGGCCATAATTATAGCTTGTGGTCTATATGGAAAAGGATATTTTGCAGTGAAAACTAAACAAAGAATGATCTTTTCAGCTTCTCCAtagaatttatttatcttcaagAAGAAACAGAAAGGGACATCTAATGAGAGTGGAATAAAGTACTTAATTGCTCATATGGATAAATGTTTCAGATGTAACATGAGTGAATTTCACAAAAATATCAGAATtgttagaaggaaaaaaaaactaagGCGCAATAATATGCTTATCGCCGTCAGCTAAATTAGAGGAAACGGGAAATAAAACAGACGAAAGAAATTCCGAGTAACTTACGAACCCTCGCCGCCACCTACCgacaaaacaaacaaaatattttgGACCGGAGCATCAGCGCCGACGACCAGTCAAAATACTTGAACCATTACTCGATTTGTTCGTGTCATCGAAGTCCATTGCTTCGCTAGGGTTCTTATTGCGCTGTAAAGTTGTCTCCATGCTCGATGGGAGAAACGTAAAAGAAGATATCAGTAGATTAAATGTCGTTTTGGGTCCTTAAGTTTTGAAAATCAAACATTTCGTCCCCTTTTTATGAGCGTTTATTTCAACGCTCCCTCAAGTATTCATTCACATAATGAAGTTCCTTAACCAAATTAccccttcttcttttttatttaactCCCTCCGTCCCAACTTATATAACACTTTTCGCTTTTTGAGAGTCAATTAGTTTAAGTTTAAACAGAAATTTGAGCATCGAATcttcaaattttttgaaataaaatttatatatttgtaaactacataaaaaatattataagtcacaataattgacaattcaaaatatttaaaagatctATGAAAAAATTGTGGTCAATACAGATTTGACCCAATGTCAAACTGCCCAAAGGCTCAGAATGAGACGAGTTAGGAATCCAGAATGACTTCATTGACTGATCACCAAGCAAGAAAGACACTTTACGCAGCATTTCAGGTCAAAAAATTCTATAAGCCTATTATCAAGTTAGGTTAGGCCAACCTTGAAACTAGATGTGGTCACCTTTCTGATCTAACACCACGGGCGATGGCCAGGGATCATCCTCTAAATAGGacagaaaagaaagaaggaatctTCCTAGGAAGAACCTAGACGGTTTCTGGAAGCATCCTTGACTTTGTTGTTCACAATAGCAGCTTGCCAAGTGGGAGAATGAGAACCGTCAGATCGAGGGCATGAAGGCTATAACATAGAGTTGGAGGCCTTATTTCTGGGATATCCAGAAAATCCCATTCAAGAAGCCCCTACTTATACCCCTTCTCCCTCCTATACTCGATGGATCAATTGAACAACTTTACAGAGAAAAATGGAATTTCGAACAGCTATAGAAGCGAACAACTTGATCGCGAACTATAGTCTTTGTTTGTTAGATTGACTGATTCGAATCGATTGGGATttgtttgaatttcaaaattcgaaagatgccacataaattgaaatgaagGAAGTACTATATTGTCAtagatataatattaattatgagAAATACCACTAAATTTGGTGTTGGGAACTTGGGATGAATAGGATTTGTTCTTCCTTAACTCGAGCTCTCTAGTTCATgtcctaaaaaaaaattaaaaaaaaatttaatggaagtaTTTTTTCTATACGTAACATAAATTCAGATTAATGGGATCTCAAAATAGGGACAAACCTTGGGCAGAAAACATAAAAGGGCtgtttcgtttgaagactagtTATGTTGAGATTAATTATACTGAAATTAGTTATCTTTTTACTATTTGATTTGTTTGGCTTGAATAGAAAATTATAtgtaacatatatttttttgccTTTAAGGATCACTATAACCCCAAGCATCAGAGCAAACTATTATCATGTGTTTCTACCAAATCATGTTCTCAAAACTCAGAAATTACtgcacaaaaataaaagattaaataTGAGTACCCATAACCACAAAAATATTATACAAGTTTATTTATGAAGCCTCTGTAACACTATGAATGAAAAATGGAGAAAGTTTGTGCATATGACCAAACTATACAAAAAGAATTATATCATCCAACGTGCTCTCACGATCTTCACTAAGGCTACGTACTCATCACCCTTTTCGGACCCACTTGTGAAATCACCTTGGAATTGTTGTCATTGTAACGTGCTCCCACGATCAAGACTGAGATCACCAAAATGGAAGGGACATGATTCTAGCTCGCACGTGGCTCACCCTACACCAGACTTAATCTGCAAAATGAAGTCCcttttttcatctttgcctTAGGACGACTCCTCCTTCAATGTTCTAGCAGCAAGGAAATATTTCTTTGTCAAAGAAaggggagggggagggggggggggggggaatttgCTTTTATGTCACAAAAGTTACTGGATGAGAAAAGGCTTACTTAACATTTATGCACAGTAGCTTAGGACATAGATACTTCTTGACTTAGAATAGTTGCAAGTTAGTATTGTAGTTTCTTCATTGCAGACAGAAAATATCATAAACAAATTTACAACAATTTGGACGAGTTTCTTAAACTTAAAAAGTATAGAAGAATGGAGAAAATCCATTGCATAAAGCGGCTCATGATGTAGATTAAAGATAGTAGAATGAATCTACAAAAAATTGTCAATTCTGAATAGCAAACAAGCAACTATATTGAACATGATTGTTAATTTGGGGGTTGCATAATGTCGAACGAAATATGGTCGAAGTTCTAGGATTATTTTTGGTGTGTGGAATTCGGACTTGAAAGCGGATTAGAGTTCCCCCATTCATACGATAAGTTTATCCCCGGGAAAGGGATGTGTGATACCTTGCAGTCAAGCATGATTGCTCTTATTATGATGTAATACACCTTTGGCTAGCTTTGTTTTCAATGACGATGATTTGAGGGCCAGCTTACACACACCTCACACCTGACTATTTCACTGGACTACTCCCACCAACACAGCACAGTACTAGATAATCCCACACTTAatccaccaaaaaaaaaaaacataagtaTGACACAAAGTATCACAACTGACAATCCCGGAACAAATTTCCTCATTAACAATTGCCAGATAGGATATACTTTTGGTTTTTGCTCTATATGTACAATTTTGCATAAAATAATCCCCAGTGCAGAAGCAATAAAATTAACTTACCATTTCTCCAATGAAAAAGAATACAATTCCCTCGCGTCTGCAACGCAAGGCCTGCAACACACTAACAATTTTGCTCCAACTTCACCATTTTTCACTCTCATTCGCATGTTTTCATTTCACTTTAGCCCGGATACCTCCTACACATAGAAAACCACAATTAGGCTGAAATCATTATAATTCACACTATGAACACCAATAACACACTAAAATATCATGTCACAGAGTTTTACACTAAAACATGATGCAATTGACACTCAAATACCAAATATCATGTCACAGAGTTTTACATTAATGTAGGAACACCACGGCAGCCCAATAGATACCTCCGTGTTCATTCATCTCATCATTATCTAGAATGACAGATCAAATATTTTGCAGAATATCAACTATTTTCTCCCAAAAAAATTCATAGTTAACGTGCATAATTTATCGAGGCTTTAAAGATTGCACCAATCATAACAATTTTCCAACCCTGTTTCCTAAGCAGCACTATTTGGATTATCTTTCACTCAAGcattcattattatttttgcaATACAGAACCACTATAGGATATCTACTAAACAAAGAATGATCTTTCAACTTCTCCTCAAATTTGCTTATCTTCAAAAAGAGGAAATATGAAAGTTCATGGAGTGGAGAGTGAATTCAGGATTCAGGAGTGACTTTCACAATAGTAGATTAGTAGTAATATcaggattaaaaaaaattaaactaggGCATAATAATATAAACGATCAAAAGTCCGAGTAGTTTACGAAACTCGAAAAATCTCGTGAGATCGTCGCCGCCGTCAACCGGCAGATAAATTTTCGACCGGAGCACTACCGTATAATTATGCCTATCACCGTCGGCTAAATTTGGGTAAACATGAAAT
Proteins encoded in this window:
- the LOC129876051 gene encoding heme-binding-like protein At3g10130, chloroplastic; the protein is MFLVSPSSFFAPPSTSRIRPSPIKSMAVNRSSTAPPQRRNGMSALEARISLVIALASQTSSLSQKLLTELASETAKYVFPKRIFESRNLEEALMSVPDLETVKFKVLKRSDQYEIREVEPYFVAEATMPGKSGFDFNGASQSFNTLAEYLFGKNTKKESMAMTTPVITRRTQSDGEKMEMTTPVITKKVEDQEKWRMSFVMPSKYGSDLPLPKDSSVTIKEVPRKTVAVVAFSGFVNDEEVKGRESRLRAALKRDAEFQVKDGALIEVAQYNPPFTLPFTRRNEISLEVERKQE